In Fluviicola taffensis DSM 16823, the following are encoded in one genomic region:
- a CDS encoding class I SAM-dependent methyltransferase, with translation MENYKEINKKQWNQRVEPHVESDFYDVQGFLAGKTSLQETELALLGDVEGKRILHLQCHFGQDTISLARMGASTIGADLSDKAIEKAREFSMLSGTDATFFCCDLYDLPQHLEGEFDIVFTSYGTIGWLPDLDKWASVISHFLKPEGKFVFVEFHPVVWMFDDDFQKVGYRYFKSDPIVETATGTYADKDAPIQTTSVSWNHGMSEVITSLLKQGIHIQDLQEYDFSNYNCFLHTDEFEPGKYRIKHLGNFIPMMYSIVGIKSL, from the coding sequence ATGGAGAATTACAAGGAAATCAATAAAAAACAATGGAATCAACGCGTTGAGCCACACGTTGAATCGGATTTTTACGATGTTCAAGGGTTTCTTGCGGGGAAAACCTCGCTTCAAGAAACAGAACTTGCATTACTCGGAGATGTGGAAGGAAAACGCATTCTACATCTGCAATGTCATTTTGGTCAGGACACCATTTCATTAGCACGAATGGGAGCTAGTACTATTGGAGCAGATTTATCCGACAAAGCAATCGAAAAAGCACGCGAATTTTCCATGCTTTCAGGAACAGATGCCACTTTTTTTTGTTGTGATTTATACGATCTTCCGCAGCATTTGGAAGGAGAATTTGACATTGTATTTACGTCTTATGGAACCATTGGTTGGTTGCCAGATCTAGACAAATGGGCTTCCGTTATTTCTCATTTTTTGAAGCCAGAAGGGAAATTTGTATTTGTAGAATTTCACCCAGTTGTTTGGATGTTTGATGATGATTTTCAAAAGGTTGGATATCGTTATTTCAAATCCGATCCGATTGTAGAAACAGCAACAGGAACCTATGCAGATAAAGACGCGCCAATTCAAACAACTTCAGTAAGCTGGAATCATGGAATGAGTGAAGTAATAACGAGTTTGCTCAAACAAGGTATTCACATCCAAGATTTGCAAGAATACGATTTCTCAAACTACAATTGTTTCTTGCACACAGACGAATTTGAACCAGGAAAATACCGGATCAAGCATCTTGGAAATTTTATTCCCATGATGTATTCGATAGTAGGAATAAAATCACTTTAA
- a CDS encoding DUF1304 domain-containing protein, with the protein MEIALKIVIGIVALFHLYVMWLEMFAWTTRGPKTFKNFDKDLFPKTKSLAANQGLYNGFLAAGLIWTFFICNPEWRFNVSMFFLICVVVAGLYGALTADKKIFFVQGLPALIGIVLLLFSPKRCDVTIDQKCEIKTEKLAYYYYSNSQRYPTDTVSASEILKKNNKDSLISIGFIDVNGKGVGVSLFTNENHEFAMDANSNSGYIQGIGKIYDHSITWRNFGVLHTTNDSINRIISLGLGRLIAMETENFRDEYYKYGRGLKEHIDFIEPKLQN; encoded by the coding sequence ATGGAAATCGCACTTAAAATTGTAATCGGAATCGTAGCTCTTTTCCACCTCTATGTGATGTGGCTGGAAATGTTTGCTTGGACAACACGTGGCCCAAAAACCTTCAAGAATTTTGACAAAGACTTGTTCCCTAAAACAAAGTCTCTTGCAGCCAATCAAGGATTGTACAATGGGTTTCTAGCTGCAGGATTGATTTGGACGTTTTTTATCTGTAATCCGGAATGGCGTTTCAATGTAAGTATGTTCTTCTTAATTTGTGTGGTTGTAGCGGGACTTTACGGAGCACTTACAGCAGATAAAAAAATCTTTTTCGTTCAAGGATTACCTGCATTGATTGGAATTGTGCTGCTCCTTTTTTCTCCTAAAAGATGTGATGTGACAATTGACCAAAAATGCGAGATAAAGACAGAAAAACTGGCTTACTACTATTATTCGAATAGTCAGAGATATCCTACAGACACCGTTTCAGCATCCGAAATCTTAAAAAAAAACAATAAAGATTCGTTGATCTCAATCGGTTTCATTGACGTGAATGGAAAAGGAGTCGGAGTTTCTCTTTTCACAAATGAAAATCACGAATTTGCTATGGATGCAAACTCCAATTCAGGCTATATTCAAGGAATCGGGAAAATTTATGATCATTCCATAACTTGGAGAAATTTTGGAGTTCTTCATACCACTAATGATAGTATAAATCGGATTATTTCTCTTGGTTTGGGGAGATTGATTGCAATGGAAACGGAGAATTTTCGAGACGAGTATTATAAATATGGACGAGGCCTAAAGGAGCACATTGATTTTATCGAACCGAAACTACAGAATTAA
- the aroQ gene encoding type II 3-dehydroquinate dehydratase: MRILILNGPNLNLLGTREPEIYGNRTFLHVLDQLKKNFTGEIDYFQSNVEGEIINALHDSKHDGIILNAGGYTHTSVSIRDAVSGIQIPVVEVHISNLAQREEFRHNSLITAVCAGSIMGFGMDGYRLALEWFEGNQRGKIGY; encoded by the coding sequence ATGCGCATTCTAATTCTCAATGGCCCGAATTTAAACCTTTTAGGAACACGTGAGCCCGAAATTTATGGAAATCGTACTTTTTTACATGTTTTGGATCAGTTAAAGAAGAATTTTACGGGAGAAATCGACTATTTTCAAAGCAATGTGGAAGGTGAAATCATCAATGCCCTCCACGATTCAAAACACGATGGAATTATTCTCAACGCAGGCGGATATACACATACGAGTGTATCGATTCGTGATGCTGTCTCAGGAATTCAAATTCCGGTGGTAGAAGTTCATATCAGCAACTTAGCTCAACGGGAAGAATTTCGTCACAATTCATTGATTACAGCTGTTTGTGCAGGATCAATCATGGGATTTGGAATGGATGGTTATCGTTTGGCGTTGGAATGGTTTGAAGGCAATCAACGTGGGAAGATTGGATATTGA
- the xerD gene encoding site-specific tyrosine recombinase XerD yields the protein MKNWERTIKQFVHYLKIERSLAENSIFAYQQDIAKLRDFCESYTLSPEHIQTGHLKQFVAELYDMGLSARSQARIISGWKQFFDFLVLEEIRKDDPSEALELPKIGRKLPEVLTIEEIDALIDAIDLSSNEGQRNKAILETLYSCGIRVSELVSLRFEDCFFEEGFIRVIGKGNKERLVPVSPSVIEEVGEYVEHDRSNLLIKKGHEQFVFLNRRGAQLTRVMIFTIIKRLADLAGIKKNISPHTFRHSFATHLIEGGANLRAIQDMLGHESITTTEIYTHLDQRFLREAILSYHPRNTLN from the coding sequence TTGAAAAATTGGGAACGTACTATTAAACAATTTGTTCATTATTTGAAGATTGAACGAAGCTTGGCTGAAAATTCCATTTTCGCTTATCAACAAGATATTGCGAAGTTACGTGACTTTTGCGAATCTTACACACTTTCTCCTGAACACATTCAAACTGGGCATTTAAAACAATTTGTTGCAGAGCTTTATGATATGGGATTAAGTGCACGTTCACAAGCCCGAATAATCAGTGGTTGGAAACAATTTTTCGACTTTTTAGTCTTGGAAGAAATCCGTAAAGACGACCCTTCTGAAGCATTGGAACTTCCTAAAATTGGCAGAAAACTACCCGAAGTATTGACAATCGAAGAAATTGATGCATTGATTGATGCGATTGATTTAAGTTCGAATGAAGGTCAGCGAAACAAAGCAATTCTCGAAACCCTTTATAGCTGTGGAATTCGTGTAAGCGAGTTAGTTTCTTTGCGCTTTGAAGATTGTTTTTTCGAAGAAGGATTTATTCGTGTAATCGGAAAAGGAAACAAGGAACGATTGGTTCCTGTGAGTCCAAGTGTGATTGAAGAAGTTGGTGAATATGTAGAACATGACCGAAGTAACTTATTAATCAAAAAAGGCCATGAACAATTTGTATTTCTCAATAGACGTGGCGCTCAATTAACACGTGTCATGATTTTCACGATTATCAAACGTTTAGCAGATTTAGCTGGGATTAAAAAGAATATTAGTCCACACACGTTTCGACATTCTTTTGCCACTCATCTCATTGAAGGTGGCGCAAATCTACGTGCGATTCAAGATATGTTGGGCCATGAAAGCATTACCACTACCGAAATTTACACGCATTTAGATCAACGTTTTTTGCGCGAAGCAATTTTGAGTTATCACCCACGGAATACTTTAAACTAA
- the rimO gene encoding 30S ribosomal protein S12 methylthiotransferase RimO, translating to MKTKTLRKNKVNVVTLGCAKNTFDSEVLMAQLKANKFEVEHEAKQDDSEIVIINTCGFIDNAKQESIDTILRYADAKNEGLVDKVYVTGCLVQRYKDDLEQEIPEVDAFFGTRDLPRLLKTLKADYKHELVGERLLTTPSHYAYFKIAEGCDRPCSFCAIPLMRGKHVSTPMDQLVASAKSLAAQGVKEILLIAQDLTYYGLDIYKKRNLAELLDQLAAVEGIEWIRLHYAFPAGFPMDVLDAMVKYPNVCLYLDMPLQHGSTKILQSMRRGITREKTEALVHTIREKVPGIAIRTTLIAGYPGETEEDFQEMVDFVERMRFDRLGIFTYSHEEDTHAHSLEDDVPDEVKRQRADEIMELQSGISYELNQTKIGKTFKVLFDRIEGDYFIGRTEFDSPEVDNEVLVKKSEGYVSVGDFALVEITSADHYDLYGKFAM from the coding sequence ATGAAAACAAAAACACTTCGAAAAAACAAAGTCAACGTAGTTACACTTGGATGTGCCAAAAACACCTTTGATTCAGAGGTTTTAATGGCGCAATTGAAAGCCAATAAATTTGAAGTGGAACATGAGGCCAAACAAGATGATTCTGAAATTGTCATTATCAATACGTGTGGATTTATCGACAATGCAAAACAAGAATCAATTGATACTATTTTGCGTTATGCGGATGCTAAAAATGAAGGACTCGTTGACAAAGTATATGTTACGGGTTGTTTGGTTCAGCGTTACAAAGACGATTTAGAACAAGAAATTCCAGAAGTAGATGCATTCTTTGGTACCAGAGATTTGCCTCGCTTGTTGAAAACATTAAAAGCAGATTACAAGCACGAATTGGTTGGAGAACGTTTATTGACAACTCCTTCACATTACGCTTATTTTAAAATAGCTGAAGGGTGTGATAGACCTTGTTCATTTTGTGCCATTCCATTGATGCGTGGAAAGCATGTGTCTACTCCAATGGATCAGTTGGTTGCATCGGCAAAAAGCCTTGCTGCTCAAGGTGTGAAAGAAATTTTGTTGATTGCACAAGACTTAACCTATTACGGATTAGATATTTACAAAAAGAGAAATTTAGCTGAATTGTTGGATCAATTAGCGGCTGTGGAAGGAATTGAATGGATTCGTTTGCATTATGCCTTTCCTGCTGGGTTTCCGATGGATGTACTAGACGCAATGGTTAAATATCCAAATGTGTGTTTGTATTTAGATATGCCTTTGCAACACGGTTCAACAAAGATTTTGCAATCAATGCGTCGTGGAATTACGCGTGAGAAAACAGAAGCGTTGGTACATACAATTCGTGAAAAAGTTCCAGGAATAGCAATTCGCACGACCTTAATTGCGGGTTATCCAGGTGAAACAGAAGAAGATTTTCAAGAAATGGTTGATTTCGTAGAACGCATGCGATTTGATCGTTTAGGGATTTTTACCTATTCTCATGAAGAAGATACACATGCTCATTCCTTGGAAGATGATGTTCCCGATGAGGTAAAACGTCAACGTGCAGATGAAATCATGGAATTGCAATCAGGAATTAGCTATGAATTAAATCAAACAAAGATTGGTAAAACGTTCAAAGTTCTTTTTGACCGTATCGAAGGAGACTACTTTATTGGACGTACCGAATTCGATTCTCCAGAGGTTGATAATGAGGTGCTTGTGAAGAAATCAGAAGGATACGTTAGCGTTGGCGATTTTGCGCTGGTTGAAATTACTTCGGCAGATCATTACGACTTGTACGGGAAATTCGCGATGTAA
- the lgt gene encoding prolipoprotein diacylglyceryl transferase yields MELAIDWNVDSQLIKGWSTPNLYGLLFVGGMIFGYYIIRKMFKSEDISEKYLDKLLLYVVPATIIGARLGHVFFYGPWHDGYNAQGYFEKGYLDHPLEILKVWEGGLASHGAAIMILIMLYIYSRQVVKRPMLWILDRIVAPIAIAGCFIRLGNLVNHEIIGTPTDLPWGFNFNHALEEEYLVNGKVVPRHPSQLYESICYLISFIVLYRMYWKTKAKFSPGKIFGVFMVIIWTARFFIEFIKVGQNANDEVWMLKTGQWLSIPFVLIGLYLTFRKVPPKEQAKFDEAVATPLPLK; encoded by the coding sequence GTGGAATTAGCAATTGACTGGAACGTAGATTCACAATTAATTAAAGGATGGTCTACTCCAAATTTATACGGATTATTGTTCGTAGGAGGAATGATTTTCGGATACTACATCATTCGAAAAATGTTCAAATCAGAAGATATATCTGAAAAATATTTGGATAAATTATTGTTGTATGTAGTGCCAGCAACTATTATTGGAGCACGTTTAGGGCATGTTTTTTTCTATGGACCTTGGCATGATGGATATAATGCACAAGGATACTTTGAAAAAGGTTACTTGGATCATCCTTTGGAGATATTGAAAGTTTGGGAAGGTGGTCTAGCTAGCCATGGAGCCGCAATTATGATTTTGATAATGCTTTATATTTACTCCCGACAAGTAGTTAAACGTCCTATGTTGTGGATTTTGGATCGTATTGTTGCGCCAATTGCAATCGCAGGATGTTTTATTCGATTAGGAAATTTAGTCAATCATGAAATCATTGGTACACCAACAGATTTGCCTTGGGGATTCAACTTCAATCACGCATTGGAAGAGGAGTACTTAGTAAATGGGAAAGTTGTTCCGCGTCATCCTAGTCAGTTGTATGAATCGATTTGTTACCTGATTTCATTCATTGTTTTATACCGTATGTATTGGAAGACCAAAGCGAAATTCTCTCCAGGGAAAATTTTCGGGGTATTTATGGTTATCATTTGGACGGCTCGTTTCTTTATTGAGTTTATTAAAGTTGGGCAAAATGCAAACGATGAAGTTTGGATGCTGAAAACTGGACAGTGGTTGAGTATTCCTTTTGTATTGATCGGACTTTATTTAACCTTCCGAAAAGTTCCTCCAAAAGAACAAGCAAAATTTGACGAAGCGGTAGCAACACCACTTCCTTTAAAATAA
- a CDS encoding rhodanese-related sulfurtransferase, translating to MQLWNTFSKEELEQKLREAGHEFVTISFYKYAKIANPQIFRDYIYQLLNNNQVLGRIYVAHEGINAQISVPTNRLNEFRTDLYSIDFLNEVRLNIAVEEEGAEFPFLKLKVKVRSKILADGLTDESFDVTDIGKHLKAEEFNELTQDPNTILIDFRNHYEHEVGHFKGAILPDVDTFRESLPIIEDAYLKGNEDKNIVMYCTGGIRCEKASAWFKHRGFKNVHQLEGGIIKYANECKEKGLDNRFIGKNFVFDERRGERITDDVVSNCHQCGEPADVHVNCANEACHLLFIQCEKCTAKYESCCTPECQEITHLSFEEQKALRKGLENSNKIFKKGRAEHLLQKLNQ from the coding sequence ATGCAACTGTGGAATACATTTAGTAAGGAGGAATTAGAGCAAAAATTGCGCGAGGCAGGTCATGAATTTGTGACAATCTCATTCTATAAGTACGCAAAAATTGCCAATCCTCAAATTTTCAGAGATTACATCTACCAATTGTTGAATAACAATCAGGTATTGGGTCGTATTTATGTCGCACATGAAGGGATTAATGCCCAAATTTCGGTGCCAACAAATCGCTTGAATGAATTTCGGACAGATCTTTATTCAATTGACTTTTTAAATGAAGTTCGATTGAATATTGCCGTTGAAGAAGAAGGGGCTGAGTTTCCTTTCTTGAAATTAAAGGTGAAAGTTCGAAGCAAGATTTTAGCAGATGGTTTAACCGATGAATCTTTCGATGTAACCGATATCGGAAAGCATTTGAAAGCAGAAGAATTCAATGAGTTAACACAAGATCCGAATACGATTTTGATTGATTTCAGAAATCACTACGAACACGAGGTTGGTCATTTCAAAGGAGCAATTCTTCCAGATGTAGATACTTTTCGCGAATCTTTACCGATTATTGAAGATGCTTATTTGAAAGGAAATGAGGATAAGAACATCGTGATGTATTGCACAGGTGGAATTCGTTGTGAAAAGGCTTCAGCTTGGTTCAAACACCGCGGATTTAAGAATGTTCATCAGTTAGAAGGTGGAATCATTAAGTATGCGAATGAATGCAAGGAAAAAGGGCTTGATAATCGATTTATTGGAAAGAATTTTGTGTTTGATGAGCGGAGAGGTGAACGGATCACGGATGACGTCGTTTCAAATTGTCATCAATGTGGTGAGCCCGCAGATGTACATGTGAATTGTGCGAATGAAGCATGTCATTTACTCTTTATTCAGTGTGAAAAATGTACTGCGAAATATGAGAGTTGTTGCACACCCGAATGTCAAGAGATTACTCATTTGTCATTTGAAGAGCAAAAAGCATTGAGAAAGGGGCTTGAAAACAGCAATAAAATATTCAAAAAAGGACGAGCAGAGCATTTATTGCAGAAATTGAATCAATAA
- a CDS encoding four helix bundle protein → MKENIIQKKSFDFAVQIIETYKYLAFDKKEFVLSKQLLRSGTSIGANISEAIRGQSSKDFIHKLQISRKETNETLYWLKLLETTKYLQFEVAAKLIQGCEELLKILTSIIKTLESKSK, encoded by the coding sequence ATGAAAGAAAATATTATTCAAAAGAAAAGCTTTGACTTTGCAGTACAAATTATAGAAACTTATAAATACTTAGCATTCGACAAGAAAGAATTCGTTCTTTCCAAACAACTTTTGCGTTCTGGAACATCAATCGGTGCAAATATCTCAGAAGCCATTCGAGGTCAGTCTTCAAAAGATTTTATACATAAACTTCAGATTTCAAGAAAAGAAACGAATGAAACCCTTTATTGGCTAAAGTTGCTCGAAACAACAAAGTATTTACAATTTGAAGTAGCAGCAAAACTAATTCAAGGATGTGAAGAGCTCCTGAAAATCCTCACGTCTATTATTAAGACATTGGAAAGTAAGTCAAAGTGA
- the dnaB gene encoding replicative DNA helicase, with the protein MEEQQPNNSRRVGARTKNAILPLANEMGRIPPQAIDVEQAVLGAMMLDKNAVTDTIDMLSADSFYDPKHAFIYGAIRDLFGTSNPIDLLTVAERLKSRGELEASGGVVYLSSLTQRVGSVAHIEYHARIISQKHIQREIIRMCSETLRDAYDETSDVFEMLTKAEGALFSIAENNMKKSVATMNVVVSEAIKEIEQAAKNSDGLSGVPTGFRKLDEVTSGWQRSDMIVIAARPAMGKTAFVLSMARNTAVDFNMGVAIFSLEMSSVQLVKRLISAESMISAEKLRKGKLEEYEFQQLYSRVTKLAEAPIYIDDTPGLSVFDLRAKCRRLKMQYDIQMVIIDYLQLMSAGGGKGSGNREQEISTISRSIKEIAKELNIPVIALSQLSRSVETRGGDKRPVLSDLRESGAIEQDADIVGFLYRPEYYGITTAEDGSSNEGVGEVIIAKHRNGALENVRMRFVGKYARFENMEDQYNSAPGNDFNPNAMSAGMSMNRSFDESPRTITLGSNMNNVPDEDFKGPDETPF; encoded by the coding sequence ATGGAAGAACAACAACCAAACAATTCCCGTAGGGTAGGAGCTCGTACCAAGAATGCTATTTTACCGCTTGCAAATGAAATGGGGAGAATACCACCCCAAGCAATTGATGTAGAACAAGCTGTTCTTGGTGCTATGATGTTGGATAAAAATGCAGTAACTGATACCATTGATATGTTATCAGCAGATAGTTTTTATGATCCAAAACATGCTTTTATCTATGGAGCTATTCGAGATTTGTTTGGAACATCTAATCCAATTGATTTATTGACAGTTGCAGAAAGACTTAAGTCACGAGGTGAATTGGAGGCTTCTGGAGGTGTTGTTTATTTGTCTTCCTTGACACAACGAGTTGGTTCAGTTGCTCATATCGAATACCATGCGCGAATTATTTCCCAGAAACACATTCAACGTGAAATCATTCGGATGTGCTCAGAAACATTGAGAGATGCTTACGATGAAACGTCTGACGTATTTGAAATGTTGACAAAAGCGGAGGGTGCTTTATTCTCGATTGCTGAAAATAATATGAAAAAATCGGTTGCTACCATGAATGTGGTGGTGAGTGAAGCGATTAAAGAGATAGAACAAGCTGCTAAAAATAGTGATGGACTTTCAGGTGTGCCAACTGGTTTCCGTAAGTTGGATGAAGTGACTTCTGGTTGGCAGCGTTCGGATATGATTGTAATTGCAGCTCGTCCTGCAATGGGTAAAACAGCCTTCGTATTGTCGATGGCTCGAAATACAGCGGTCGATTTCAATATGGGAGTTGCGATTTTTTCCTTGGAGATGTCCTCTGTTCAGCTTGTAAAACGTTTGATTTCTGCAGAAAGTATGATTTCAGCAGAGAAATTAAGAAAAGGAAAACTCGAAGAATACGAATTTCAACAGTTGTATTCACGGGTTACAAAATTAGCCGAAGCGCCTATTTATATTGATGATACGCCTGGATTAAGTGTATTTGATTTACGTGCAAAATGTCGTCGATTGAAAATGCAATACGATATTCAGATGGTCATAATTGATTATTTGCAGCTAATGTCTGCTGGTGGTGGAAAAGGAAGTGGGAATCGCGAGCAGGAAATTTCAACAATTTCACGTTCCATTAAGGAGATTGCGAAGGAGTTGAATATTCCAGTAATTGCATTGTCTCAGCTTTCACGTTCGGTGGAAACAAGAGGTGGTGATAAACGACCAGTTTTGTCGGATTTACGTGAATCTGGAGCAATTGAGCAAGATGCCGATATCGTGGGATTCTTATACCGTCCAGAATATTACGGGATTACAACCGCTGAAGATGGTTCTTCCAATGAAGGTGTTGGTGAAGTCATTATTGCAAAGCATAGAAATGGTGCTTTGGAGAATGTCCGAATGCGTTTCGTTGGAAAGTATGCGCGCTTCGAAAATATGGAAGATCAATACAACAGTGCTCCAGGAAATGACTTTAATCCGAATGCAATGAGTGCTGGAATGTCGATGAATCGCAGTTTTGATGAGTCACCACGCACGATTACGCTTGGAAGTAACATGAACAATGTTCCTGATGAAGATTTTAAAGGGCCTGATGAAACCCCATTTTGA
- a CDS encoding porin family protein: protein MRKITTMLLAGIAMFGMNVNAQEDYRENFKFGLRVGGNYSNVWDEKDQDFEAKGKVGFAGGAFIHIPIGKYLGVQPEVLFSQKGYQGSGTFLMQPYAFKRTTNYLEVPLLFTIKPASFLTIVLGPQYSFLLSQKTDFSTGTFGTSEFIEYDNDNIRKNTLGAVVGFDINITHFVVSPRAGWDFQTNLGDGSSSTPRYKNQWLQLTLGYRF from the coding sequence ATGAGAAAAATTACAACAATGCTTTTAGCAGGCATAGCAATGTTCGGGATGAACGTTAATGCACAAGAAGACTACCGTGAAAATTTTAAATTCGGACTTAGGGTAGGGGGTAATTATTCCAATGTATGGGATGAGAAAGACCAAGATTTTGAAGCGAAAGGTAAGGTTGGCTTTGCTGGAGGCGCTTTCATACATATTCCAATTGGAAAATATTTGGGTGTTCAACCAGAGGTTTTGTTTTCGCAAAAAGGATATCAGGGGTCCGGTACTTTTTTAATGCAGCCATACGCCTTTAAACGTACAACGAATTACTTAGAAGTTCCGCTGTTATTTACAATTAAACCAGCATCGTTTCTTACAATCGTTTTGGGTCCTCAATATTCCTTTTTGTTGAGTCAAAAAACGGATTTTTCAACAGGAACTTTTGGAACTTCAGAATTTATTGAATACGACAACGACAATATTCGAAAAAACACACTTGGGGCAGTTGTTGGCTTCGATATAAATATCACTCACTTTGTGGTGTCTCCGAGAGCTGGATGGGATTTTCAAACGAACCTTGGTGATGGTTCCTCATCTACTCCACGCTATAAAAATCAATGGCTTCAATTAACCTTGGGTTACAGATTCTAA
- a CDS encoding exodeoxyribonuclease III — protein MKLLSFNVNGIRAIAGKSFLTDMKEMQADVICLQETKATVEQVLETVNPLDYPFVYANEAGRKGYSGTAIISKVEPLSVVYDMGVSHHDEEGRVICAEYDKFYLITVYVPNSGSELLRLPYRKTWDADFLSYLKNLEAKKPVVVCGDFNVAHKAIDLARPKANYNKSAGFMQEEIDGMDAFTANGLVDSWRAKNGDEVKYTWWSYRGGAREKNVGWRIDYFLVSEGFVPKIKEATIHNEIFGSDHCPVGVELSL, from the coding sequence ATGAAACTTCTTTCTTTTAATGTAAATGGAATTCGAGCAATTGCAGGGAAATCTTTTCTCACAGATATGAAAGAGATGCAAGCAGATGTTATTTGTTTACAAGAAACTAAAGCAACTGTTGAACAAGTATTGGAAACTGTGAATCCTTTGGATTATCCATTTGTATATGCCAATGAAGCGGGACGAAAAGGGTATTCTGGTACGGCGATTATTTCGAAAGTGGAGCCATTGTCAGTTGTTTACGATATGGGGGTTTCTCATCACGATGAAGAAGGGAGGGTGATTTGTGCTGAATACGACAAATTCTATTTAATAACCGTTTATGTTCCGAATTCAGGAAGTGAATTGTTGCGTTTGCCATACCGTAAAACGTGGGATGCTGATTTTTTGAGTTATTTGAAAAATTTAGAAGCCAAGAAGCCAGTGGTAGTTTGTGGCGATTTCAATGTAGCACATAAAGCAATAGATTTGGCTCGACCAAAGGCAAATTACAACAAATCTGCTGGATTTATGCAAGAAGAGATTGATGGAATGGATGCCTTTACTGCAAATGGATTAGTTGACTCGTGGCGTGCAAAAAATGGTGATGAGGTGAAATATACCTGGTGGAGCTACCGTGGTGGAGCAAGAGAGAAGAATGTTGGCTGGCGGATTGATTATTTCCTGGTGTCTGAAGGCTTTGTTCCTAAAATAAAAGAAGCAACTATTCATAATGAAATTTTTGGCTCCGATCATTGTCCAGTTGGTGTGGAGTTGAGTTTGTGA